One Brevibacillus choshinensis genomic window carries:
- the recN gene encoding DNA repair protein RecN, with amino-acid sequence MLVELSIRNFAIIKSVTVSFQKGLNILTGETGAGKSIIIDALGLLLGGRASADFVRYGEARAEVEGLFELPTGHPALAVCESVGVQIEQDGMLVVRRDISNQGKSIIRLNGQLVTLAMLRELGPWLVTVHGQHDTHMLMQADKHINWLDAYGESALGSAKAEYTNLYTAFRKTKQDLDRMARNERELVQRIDLLQYQLNEIESAALAPGEDEKLQQQRKKWMNIEKVYSSIQDAYRSLYGDQRGMDWLGHAMGELERVAGYEEQLTPILETVQSAYYQIEDVVHQLRQLSYQMDFEPAQLAEVESRLDQIQSLKRKYGKSVDDILEYAATISDELDEMHHYEDRLQQVQERLAELAADLAVEALELSVIRQECAQKLAVEIEQQLKELHMERARFAIDVRQTPDDDGVEIEGIKRHVDANGMDQIEFLISPNPGEPLRPLAKIASGGELSRVMLAIKTILAGTDQVETLIFDEVDTGVSGRAAQAIAEKLARVAGKRQVLCITHLPQVASMADAHFLIKKEMSEYETMTIVTRLSEDERVIELARMLSGAEVTAKTEEHAREMILLGRERKTVN; translated from the coding sequence ATGTTAGTAGAACTCTCCATTCGTAATTTTGCCATCATCAAATCGGTTACGGTTTCCTTTCAAAAGGGTTTGAATATCCTCACCGGTGAAACGGGTGCAGGGAAATCCATCATCATCGATGCACTAGGCCTGCTGCTCGGAGGCAGAGCGTCTGCTGACTTCGTTCGTTACGGCGAGGCGCGTGCCGAGGTCGAAGGGCTGTTTGAACTGCCAACGGGTCATCCGGCATTGGCGGTGTGCGAGAGCGTCGGTGTCCAAATCGAGCAGGACGGTATGCTGGTTGTGCGGAGGGATATCTCCAATCAGGGAAAAAGCATCATCCGGTTGAACGGACAGCTGGTGACCCTCGCGATGCTGAGGGAGCTGGGGCCTTGGCTGGTGACCGTGCACGGACAGCACGATACGCATATGCTGATGCAAGCGGACAAGCACATCAACTGGCTGGATGCCTATGGGGAGTCTGCTCTCGGGAGCGCGAAGGCCGAGTACACCAATCTGTACACGGCATTCCGCAAAACGAAGCAGGACTTGGATCGAATGGCTCGCAATGAGCGGGAGCTGGTGCAGCGAATCGATCTTTTGCAATACCAGTTGAATGAGATCGAATCAGCGGCGCTCGCGCCAGGCGAAGACGAAAAGCTGCAGCAGCAGCGCAAAAAGTGGATGAACATTGAGAAGGTTTATTCATCGATCCAGGATGCGTATCGCTCCTTGTACGGGGATCAGAGGGGGATGGATTGGCTGGGTCACGCCATGGGTGAGCTGGAGCGCGTGGCGGGGTACGAGGAACAGCTGACACCGATTCTGGAAACGGTGCAAAGCGCGTATTACCAGATCGAAGACGTCGTTCACCAGCTGCGGCAGCTGTCCTATCAGATGGACTTCGAACCGGCCCAGCTGGCGGAGGTCGAGAGCCGTCTGGATCAGATCCAGTCGCTGAAGCGCAAATACGGAAAAAGCGTAGATGATATACTCGAGTACGCCGCGACCATCTCAGATGAGCTGGATGAAATGCATCACTACGAGGACCGGTTGCAGCAGGTTCAGGAACGACTCGCGGAGCTTGCGGCCGATTTGGCTGTCGAAGCGCTCGAATTGTCTGTGATCCGTCAGGAATGCGCACAAAAGCTGGCGGTGGAAATCGAGCAGCAGCTCAAGGAGCTTCATATGGAACGTGCCCGCTTCGCCATTGATGTCAGACAAACTCCGGATGACGACGGGGTCGAGATTGAAGGCATCAAACGGCACGTGGACGCGAACGGGATGGATCAGATTGAGTTTCTCATCTCCCCCAATCCAGGCGAGCCGCTTCGTCCGTTAGCCAAGATCGCTTCTGGCGGTGAGCTCTCTCGGGTCATGCTCGCGATCAAGACGATCCTCGCGGGAACAGACCAGGTGGAGACGCTCATTTTTGACGAGGTAGACACAGGGGTGAGCGGCAGAGCCGCACAGGCAATCGCGGAAAAGCTGGCGCGTGTCGCCGGGAAACGCCAAGTGCTGTGCATTACCCATTTGCCACAGGTAGCTTCGATGGCAGACGCCCATTTCCTCATCAAAAAAGAAATGAGCGAGTACGAGACCATGACCATCGTCACCAGGCTGTCTGAGGACGAACGTGTCATTGAGCTTGCACGCATGCTGAGCGGCGCAGAAGTCACGGCGAAAACAGAAGAACATGCCAGAGAAATGATTTTGCTCGGGCGCGAAAGAAAGACTGTCAACTGA
- a CDS encoding beta-class carbonic anhydrase, with protein sequence MRNLDEILAFNRQFVENKEYEKYQTTKFPDKRLVVLSCMDTRLEELLPKAMNMRNGDIKHVKSAGAIVSHPFGSIMRSILVAIYELNAAEVMVVGHYDCGMSAMDSSRTMQKMMEQGVSPQTFSTLQHAGINLNQWLRGFDCVDDSVKNSVETIKNHPLLPESVAVHGLLIDPATGRLDVVVNGYDQA encoded by the coding sequence ATGCGCAACCTAGATGAGATTCTCGCATTCAACCGTCAATTTGTGGAGAATAAAGAATATGAAAAATACCAGACAACCAAATTTCCTGATAAACGGTTAGTTGTCCTTTCTTGTATGGATACGCGTTTAGAGGAGCTCCTACCGAAAGCGATGAATATGAGAAACGGGGACATCAAGCATGTAAAAAGTGCGGGTGCGATCGTCTCCCACCCGTTTGGCAGTATCATGCGCAGTATTTTGGTGGCAATCTATGAGCTCAATGCAGCGGAAGTCATGGTGGTCGGACACTACGATTGCGGGATGAGTGCCATGGACAGCAGCCGTACGATGCAGAAAATGATGGAACAAGGCGTATCTCCTCAAACGTTCTCGACTTTGCAGCACGCTGGCATCAATCTGAATCAGTGGCTGCGCGGATTTGATTGTGTAGATGACAGTGTCAAAAACAGCGTCGAAACGATCAAAAACCATCCGCTGCTGCCGGAAAGCGTGGCTGTCCACGGATTGCTGATCGACCCTGCGACCGGCAGACTCGACGTGGTCGTCAACGGATACGATCAAGCGTAG
- the spo0A gene encoding sporulation transcription factor Spo0A, whose amino-acid sequence MSKIEVLLADDNREFVNLLEEYISSQYDMNVVGVAYNGNEVVRLLQERVPDVLILDIIMPHLDGLAVLEQIQAMRLSPQPKIIMLTAFGQEEITKKAVELGAAYYILKPFDMEVLAQRIRQMISTKPASNFVSSVKQQAPLAVRGRNLDASITSIIHEIGVPAHIKGYLYLREAITMVYNDVELLGSITKVLYPDIAKKFNTTASRVERAIRHAIEVAWSRGNLDSISSLFGYTISNTKAKPTNSEFIAMVADKLRIEAKIS is encoded by the coding sequence TTGAGCAAGATTGAAGTGTTGTTGGCAGATGATAACCGCGAATTTGTAAACCTGTTGGAAGAGTACATTAGTAGCCAGTATGACATGAATGTCGTAGGCGTAGCGTACAACGGTAACGAAGTAGTTCGACTGCTCCAAGAACGTGTGCCCGATGTTCTGATTTTGGATATTATTATGCCGCATTTGGATGGATTGGCTGTTTTGGAACAAATCCAGGCCATGCGTCTTTCTCCGCAACCCAAAATTATTATGTTGACTGCATTCGGACAGGAAGAAATCACGAAAAAAGCGGTAGAACTGGGTGCTGCCTACTACATCCTCAAGCCGTTTGACATGGAGGTACTGGCACAGCGCATTCGTCAAATGATTTCGACCAAGCCTGCTTCCAATTTTGTTTCGTCAGTGAAGCAGCAAGCTCCTCTGGCAGTGAGAGGACGTAATCTGGACGCAAGCATCACCAGCATTATCCATGAAATTGGTGTTCCAGCACATATCAAGGGTTATTTGTATTTGCGTGAAGCGATTACCATGGTGTACAACGATGTGGAGCTCCTCGGTTCGATCACCAAAGTCCTGTACCCGGACATCGCGAAAAAGTTCAACACAACAGCCAGCCGCGTAGAGCGCGCCATTCGCCATGCGATCGAGGTGGCTTGGTCCCGCGGGAATCTGGATTCCATCTCCAGCTTGTTTGGCTACACGATCTCCAATACCAAGGCGAAGCCGACCAACTCCGAATTCATCGCGATGGTGGCGGACAAGCTGCGGATTGAAGCGAAGATCAGTTAA
- the ahrC gene encoding transcriptional regulator AhrC/ArgR has translation MNKGQRHIRIRDIISSVEVETQDELVERLRAAGFNVTQATVSRDIKELHLVKVPLPDGRYKYSVPTEQKFNPLQKLKRMLVDSFMSIDKADHFIVLKTLSGHANAVAELIDNLPWEEIMGTISGDNTILIICRSKENTDEVTKRLMEML, from the coding sequence ATGAACAAAGGGCAACGACATATCCGGATCAGGGACATCATCAGCAGTGTGGAGGTAGAGACCCAGGACGAGCTGGTGGAGCGTTTGCGTGCGGCCGGATTTAATGTGACGCAAGCAACCGTGTCCCGAGACATCAAGGAGTTGCACCTCGTAAAAGTGCCGCTGCCAGACGGAAGGTACAAATACTCAGTTCCTACCGAGCAAAAGTTTAATCCTCTGCAAAAATTGAAACGCATGCTCGTCGATTCATTTATGAGCATCGACAAGGCGGATCACTTTATCGTATTGAAGACACTTTCGGGACATGCAAATGCGGTAGCCGAGCTGATTGATAACCTCCCGTGGGAAGAAATCATGGGCACGATCAGCGGGGACAACACGATCCTCATCATTTGCCGTTCCAAGGAAAATACCGATGAAGTGACAAAGCGCTTAATGGAAATGCTGTAA
- the spoIVB gene encoding SpoIVB peptidase, producing the protein MIRQNKRKWMGSFLLLITALVVSSTPFRDLSSFPHELRMMEGSLEQLRVSVPVMGTLVNSNPDILHVNGTQAREVSVDLSKPMSVEPRRAGEARLQVKWRNIPLTAVKVNVLPDLRIYPGGQSIGVKLQTAGVLVVGHHLVDDGKTKYSPGEQSGVHVGDTIVKMNDLYINDMNDVKRMINEAGKKNHPVQLLVVRGKEKLNLTLHPAKDKKDNEFRMGLYIRDSAAGVGTLTFYDPQSKAYGALGHVISDVDTGQAIVVGDGQIVQASVTSIEKGQSGNPGEKFARFYNESEVLGNITKNTPFGIFGKMKDEPKRSFYDEPLPVALAEQVEEGPAKILTVVNGQKVEEFDIEIANVIKQHFPATKGMIIKVTDKRLLEKTGGIVQGMSGSPIIQKGKIVGAVTHVFVNDPTSGYGCYIEWMLQDAGVNVRKNPDSQSKSNTDTAA; encoded by the coding sequence GTGATCCGACAGAACAAAAGAAAATGGATGGGAAGTTTCCTTCTCCTCATCACGGCCCTAGTCGTGAGTTCCACCCCGTTCCGCGATCTGTCATCCTTTCCCCATGAACTTCGCATGATGGAAGGGAGCCTCGAACAGTTGCGCGTCTCCGTGCCAGTAATGGGCACTCTTGTCAACAGCAACCCCGACATTTTGCACGTCAATGGGACGCAGGCGCGTGAAGTGTCCGTTGATCTGAGCAAGCCAATGTCCGTCGAGCCTCGTCGGGCTGGCGAAGCAAGGCTGCAGGTGAAATGGCGAAACATCCCGCTGACAGCAGTAAAAGTCAATGTACTGCCCGATTTGCGCATTTATCCGGGCGGTCAATCCATTGGCGTGAAGCTGCAGACAGCTGGTGTCCTCGTCGTCGGTCACCATCTGGTGGACGATGGTAAGACCAAGTACTCACCTGGTGAGCAGTCTGGGGTACATGTGGGAGACACAATTGTCAAAATGAATGATTTGTACATTAACGACATGAATGATGTAAAGCGGATGATCAATGAGGCAGGAAAGAAAAATCACCCGGTTCAACTCCTCGTCGTACGCGGAAAAGAAAAGCTGAATCTCACGCTGCATCCCGCCAAAGACAAAAAAGACAACGAATTCCGGATGGGCTTGTACATTCGTGACTCTGCCGCTGGGGTAGGCACGCTCACCTTTTATGATCCCCAGTCCAAAGCATATGGTGCACTGGGACACGTGATTTCCGATGTGGATACGGGTCAGGCGATCGTCGTCGGAGATGGGCAGATCGTGCAAGCAAGCGTGACATCCATTGAAAAAGGTCAGAGTGGAAATCCGGGTGAAAAGTTTGCCCGTTTCTACAATGAAAGTGAAGTTCTGGGGAATATCACGAAAAACACGCCATTTGGCATTTTCGGCAAGATGAAGGATGAACCAAAACGAAGCTTCTATGACGAGCCGCTGCCGGTGGCGCTCGCCGAACAGGTAGAGGAAGGTCCGGCAAAAATATTGACTGTGGTGAATGGGCAAAAAGTCGAGGAATTCGATATCGAAATTGCCAATGTCATCAAGCAGCACTTTCCTGCCACAAAAGGCATGATCATTAAAGTGACGGACAAACGTCTCCTGGAAAAAACGGGCGGGATTGTTCAAGGAATGAGTGGCAGCCCGATCATCCAGAAAGGGAAAATCGTCGGAGCTGTCACCCATGTTTTTGTCAATGATCCAACGTCTGGTTATGGTTGTTACATCGAATGGATGCTGCAGGACGCCGGAGTAAACGTCCGCAAGAATCCTGATTCGCAGTCAAAATCAAACACGGACACTGCAGCCTGA